A genomic stretch from Acidimicrobiales bacterium includes:
- the larC gene encoding nickel pincer cofactor biosynthesis protein LarC, producing MSTPHDHGHDHDHGHAHDDAPVAWDGVTVPAAEGPDVTVAWFHCFSGIAGDMALGALLDAGADLDEVRALLHRLPVGGWELEAETVTRSGIGATKVHVHTEPEPPHRAAAEVAAVVASAGLPDRVARRALATFRALAVAEGHLHRRSPATVHFHEVGALDAVVDVVGTCAALEVLGVDEVVSSPVADGLGTVRAAHGELPVPVPAVVRLLAGAPTYGLPIARELTTPTGAALLAANVVGWGPMPAMTITASGFGAGAADLGDRPNLTQVVVGTTTRTGGGVDGQPVVLLETNVDDVTGETLAHTVTALLDAGAHDAWLTPIVMKKGRPAHTVHALADPARVEAVRAVMVAETGTFGVRGVTMQRWPQSRSVVTVDVDGHDVRLKASGSRVKAEYDDAAAAAKALGLPLREVVRRAEGDRREA from the coding sequence GTGAGCACGCCCCACGATCACGGTCACGACCACGACCACGGGCACGCCCACGACGACGCCCCGGTGGCCTGGGACGGGGTCACCGTCCCGGCGGCGGAGGGACCCGACGTCACCGTCGCCTGGTTCCACTGCTTCTCGGGCATCGCCGGCGACATGGCCCTCGGTGCCCTGCTCGACGCCGGGGCCGACCTCGACGAGGTGCGGGCGCTGCTGCATCGCCTGCCCGTCGGAGGGTGGGAGCTCGAGGCCGAGACGGTCACCCGGTCGGGCATCGGCGCCACCAAGGTGCACGTGCACACCGAACCCGAACCGCCCCATCGCGCCGCCGCCGAGGTCGCCGCCGTCGTGGCCTCCGCCGGCCTCCCCGACCGGGTGGCCCGCCGGGCGCTGGCCACCTTCCGCGCCCTCGCCGTCGCCGAGGGCCACCTGCACCGCCGGTCACCGGCGACGGTCCACTTCCACGAGGTCGGCGCCCTCGACGCCGTCGTCGACGTGGTCGGCACGTGCGCCGCCCTCGAGGTGCTCGGCGTCGACGAGGTGGTGTCGAGCCCGGTGGCCGACGGCCTCGGCACCGTGCGCGCCGCCCACGGCGAGCTGCCTGTGCCCGTCCCGGCCGTCGTCCGGCTCCTGGCGGGCGCCCCCACCTACGGTCTGCCGATCGCCCGTGAGCTCACCACCCCCACCGGTGCCGCGCTGCTCGCCGCCAACGTCGTGGGATGGGGGCCGATGCCGGCCATGACGATCACCGCCAGCGGGTTCGGCGCCGGTGCGGCCGACCTCGGCGACCGTCCCAACCTCACCCAGGTGGTGGTCGGGACCACCACCCGCACCGGCGGCGGCGTCGACGGTCAGCCCGTGGTGCTGCTCGAGACCAACGTCGACGACGTCACCGGCGAGACCCTGGCCCACACAGTGACCGCCCTCCTCGACGCCGGTGCCCACGACGCCTGGCTCACGCCGATCGTGATGAAGAAGGGCCGCCCCGCTCACACCGTGCACGCCCTCGCCGATCCCGCCCGGGTGGAGGCGGTGCGCGCCGTGATGGTCGCCGAGACGGGCACCTTCGGCGTCCGTGGGGTCACCATGCAGCGCTGGCCTCAGAGCCGGTCGGTCGTGACCGTCGACGTCGACGGTCACGACGTGCGGCTCAAGGCCTCCGGGTCACGGGTCAAGGCCGAGTACGACGACGCCGCCGCGGCCGCGAAGGCGCTCGGCCTCCCGCTGCGCGAGGTCGTCCGCCGTGCCGAGGGCGACCGTCGGGAGGCGTGA
- a CDS encoding cytochrome P450, whose amino-acid sequence MTDVDAARAARTHEPLTDQFMGVEFSIEDAPAFYADLRARGRLLWNATQGFWVAPHHAEVMAVSTDPATYCSGKGIITFEIGAEYASPPTMMHTDPPDHTRYRSLVQPAFGRRVVKTLDASVRDAARVLVDALPLDEPVDVVAPLAVPLPVQVIAQLLGLPEERWDDVWAWSEASIPGTEIYADAERRAALNAEMMAELLRLVGEARTSPKDDVISQLVGLEVDGDRLTDDEMTMFLNQLLVAGNETTRNTISGGLVALAQNPDQWARLVADRSLVPSAVEEILRWTTAVIYFMRTATRDVELGGQTVVAGDPIVMVYSSANLDEEEFGPTASTFDVGRSPNHHVAFGFGAHFCLGAALARLEVAAVLDALLDKGVTRLELAGPVVRSVSNIIAGTVSAPLILHTD is encoded by the coding sequence ATGACCGACGTCGACGCCGCTCGAGCCGCCCGCACCCACGAGCCGCTCACCGACCAGTTCATGGGGGTCGAGTTCTCGATCGAGGACGCCCCGGCCTTCTACGCCGACCTCCGGGCCAGGGGCCGGCTGCTCTGGAACGCCACCCAGGGCTTCTGGGTGGCGCCGCACCACGCCGAGGTGATGGCCGTCTCGACCGACCCGGCCACCTACTGCTCGGGCAAGGGGATCATCACCTTCGAGATCGGTGCCGAGTACGCCTCGCCGCCCACCATGATGCACACCGACCCACCGGACCACACCCGGTACCGGTCCCTCGTGCAGCCGGCCTTCGGCCGCCGGGTCGTCAAGACGCTCGACGCCTCGGTGCGCGACGCCGCCCGGGTCCTGGTCGACGCGCTCCCCCTCGACGAACCCGTCGACGTCGTGGCGCCCCTGGCCGTTCCGTTGCCCGTCCAGGTCATCGCCCAGCTCCTCGGGCTGCCCGAGGAGCGGTGGGACGACGTGTGGGCGTGGTCGGAGGCCTCGATCCCCGGCACGGAGATCTACGCCGACGCCGAGCGCCGGGCCGCGCTCAACGCGGAGATGATGGCCGAGCTGTTGCGGCTCGTCGGCGAGGCCCGCACGAGCCCCAAGGACGACGTCATCTCCCAGCTGGTGGGCCTCGAGGTGGACGGCGACCGGCTGACCGACGACGAGATGACGATGTTCCTCAACCAGCTGCTGGTGGCCGGCAACGAGACGACCCGCAACACCATCTCCGGTGGCCTGGTGGCGCTGGCCCAGAACCCCGACCAGTGGGCGAGGCTCGTGGCCGACCGCTCGCTGGTGCCGAGCGCGGTCGAGGAGATCCTGCGCTGGACGACGGCGGTCATCTACTTCATGCGCACCGCCACCCGCGACGTCGAGCTCGGCGGCCAGACCGTCGTCGCCGGCGACCCGATCGTGATGGTCTACTCGTCGGCCAACCTCGACGAGGAGGAGTTCGGACCGACGGCCTCGACGTTCGACGTGGGCCGGTCGCCCAACCACCACGTGGCCTTCGGGTTCGGTGCCCACTTCTGCCTCGGCGCGGCGTTGGCCCGCCTGGAGGTGGCGGCCGTGCTCGACGCCCTGCTCGACAAGGGCGTCACCCGTCTCGAGCTCGCCGGGCCCGTCGTCCGGTCGGTGTCGAACATCATCGCCGGCACCGTCTCGGCCCCGCTGATCCTGCACACCGACTGA
- a CDS encoding fatty acid desaturase — protein MVPPPSALPDVLPTERLTATGMPVPELRAELRRIPTLRNVANVASVWVQSAGLLALACWVTVRVPLVVALAVWAATFVLMGRAFALFSILAHEAAHRLLFARKRWNDAVGRWLLAYPAFVPFDIYRRSHFAHHKDELGPNEPDLNLYLGYPITKASWHRKLRRDALGSSGWKNLKGLLRAVTSPLGRPFALRILGTQAVLAVALGVASGRWWLWPVMWLAPWMTVWRVLNRLRAVAEHGGMEHSSDRRRTTHVVDQHPAARFWIVPFNTGWHLAHHADMGVPFQHLPALHDELVASGWVTPEATFRNYRDLWKTASSG, from the coding sequence ATGGTGCCGCCCCCGTCGGCGCTGCCCGACGTGCTTCCCACCGAACGCCTGACCGCCACCGGGATGCCCGTCCCGGAGCTGCGCGCCGAGCTGCGGCGGATCCCGACCCTGCGCAACGTGGCCAACGTGGCCTCGGTGTGGGTGCAGTCGGCGGGACTGCTGGCCCTGGCCTGCTGGGTCACCGTCCGCGTGCCGCTCGTGGTGGCGCTGGCGGTGTGGGCGGCCACCTTCGTGCTCATGGGCCGGGCCTTCGCTCTCTTCTCGATCCTCGCCCACGAGGCCGCCCACCGCCTGCTCTTCGCGCGCAAGCGCTGGAACGACGCCGTGGGCCGGTGGCTGCTGGCCTACCCGGCGTTCGTGCCGTTCGACATCTACCGGCGCAGTCACTTCGCCCACCACAAGGACGAGCTCGGGCCGAACGAGCCCGACCTGAACCTGTACCTCGGCTATCCGATCACGAAGGCCTCGTGGCATCGCAAGCTGCGGCGTGACGCCCTCGGCTCGTCGGGGTGGAAGAACCTGAAGGGGTTGTTGCGCGCCGTCACCTCCCCGCTCGGTCGGCCGTTCGCGCTGCGCATCCTCGGCACCCAGGCGGTGCTGGCGGTGGCCCTCGGCGTAGCGTCGGGTCGCTGGTGGCTGTGGCCGGTCATGTGGCTGGCACCGTGGATGACGGTGTGGCGGGTGCTCAACCGGCTCCGGGCCGTCGCCGAGCACGGGGGCATGGAGCACTCCTCCGACCGCCGCCGCACCACCCACGTCGTCGACCAGCACCCGGCGGCGAGGTTCTGGATCGTGCCGTTCAACACGGGCTGGCACCTGGCCCACCACGCCGACATGGGCGTGCCCTTCCAGCACCTGCCGGCGCTGCACGACGAGCTGGTCGCCTCGGGGTGGGTGACACCGGAAGCGACCTTCCGCAACTACCGGGATCTCTGGAAGACTGCATCCTCGGGCTGA
- a CDS encoding MBL fold metallo-hydrolase, whose protein sequence is MSDSAVPSRLYFRQLLAGRDIARTDPVARQMVNFVYLLGDRETGEAVAIDPAYDIAGILDVLAADGMRLTGALATHHHQDHVGGDMMGYPIEGLRELMAAHPVPVHVQADEAPHVQKVTGLEATDLVSHASGDVVRVGDIPIELIHTPGHTPGSQCFFVDGRLVSGDTLFLDGCGRTDLPGGDPLALYESLTQKLAKVPDDAVLFPGHQYSADPSASMGDTRRTNFVFRPRNAQQWLAMFGAG, encoded by the coding sequence ATGTCCGACTCCGCCGTCCCGAGCCGCCTCTACTTCCGCCAGCTCCTCGCCGGCCGCGACATCGCCCGCACCGACCCGGTGGCCCGCCAGATGGTCAACTTCGTCTACCTCCTGGGTGACCGCGAGACCGGTGAGGCCGTGGCCATCGACCCGGCCTACGACATCGCCGGGATCCTCGACGTGCTCGCCGCCGACGGCATGCGCCTCACCGGCGCGCTCGCCACCCACCACCACCAGGACCACGTGGGCGGCGACATGATGGGCTACCCGATCGAGGGGCTCCGCGAGCTCATGGCCGCCCATCCGGTGCCCGTCCACGTGCAGGCCGACGAGGCTCCCCACGTGCAGAAGGTGACCGGCCTCGAGGCCACCGACCTCGTCAGCCACGCCAGCGGCGACGTCGTCCGCGTCGGCGACATCCCCATCGAGCTGATCCACACCCCCGGGCACACCCCCGGCAGCCAGTGCTTCTTCGTCGACGGGCGCCTCGTCTCGGGCGACACCCTGTTCCTCGACGGGTGCGGGCGCACCGACCTGCCCGGCGGTGACCCGCTGGCCCTCTACGAGAGCCTCACCCAGAAGCTGGCCAAGGTGCCCGACGACGCCGTGCTGTTCCCCGGCCACCAGTACTCGGCCGACCCCTCGGCCTCGATGGGCGACACCCGGCGCACGAACTTCGTGTTCCGGCCCCGCAACGCCCAGCAGTGGCTGGCCATGTTCGGCGCCGGCTGA
- a CDS encoding MBL fold metallo-hydrolase, whose amino-acid sequence MADLLDLSARFVDAAAGDDPTAELGPPNRITLELSEVADGIAVVESFSHVVAFATDDGLVLFDASLDSLAPHVLRALRAWDDAPVHTLVYTHGHVDHVGGAPAILAEAAARGRPRPAVVAHEAVPERFARYGLTDGYNGAVNARQFGTGNAFTWSNPDGTPAFFADFVGPTVTYRDEATLDVGGTVFELHHGKGETDDHTWTWVPARRAVSVGDLLIWVFPNAGNPQKVQRHPREWAEALRRIAALRPELLLPAHGLPIAGAERIARVLDETATVLESLVAQTLELMNAGATLDTIVHAVRAPAELLERPYLRPVYDEPEFVVRNIWRLYGGWYDGNPARLKPAPDAAVAAEVAALAGGVAVLADRARALADDATAAADPDGFRLACQLAEWAVQADPHDPAAAAAAAEVYRARRHLETSLMAKGIYGAAAARFDADDGR is encoded by the coding sequence GTGGCCGACCTGCTGGATCTCTCGGCGCGCTTCGTCGATGCAGCCGCCGGTGACGACCCGACCGCCGAGCTCGGCCCCCCCAACCGCATCACCCTCGAGCTCTCCGAGGTGGCCGACGGCATCGCCGTCGTCGAGTCCTTCTCCCACGTCGTGGCCTTCGCCACCGACGACGGGCTGGTGCTCTTCGACGCCTCGCTCGACTCGCTCGCCCCGCACGTCCTGCGGGCGCTGCGCGCATGGGACGACGCCCCGGTGCACACCCTCGTGTACACCCACGGCCACGTCGACCACGTGGGCGGCGCCCCGGCGATCCTGGCCGAGGCCGCCGCACGGGGCCGGCCCCGGCCGGCCGTCGTCGCCCACGAGGCGGTGCCGGAGCGCTTCGCCCGCTACGGGCTCACCGACGGCTACAACGGCGCCGTCAACGCCCGCCAGTTCGGGACGGGCAACGCGTTCACGTGGTCGAACCCGGATGGCACACCGGCGTTCTTCGCCGACTTCGTCGGCCCGACCGTCACCTACCGCGACGAGGCGACCCTCGACGTGGGGGGCACCGTGTTCGAGCTGCACCACGGCAAGGGCGAGACCGACGACCACACCTGGACGTGGGTCCCCGCACGGCGGGCGGTGAGCGTCGGGGATCTGTTGATCTGGGTGTTCCCGAACGCCGGCAACCCCCAGAAGGTGCAACGCCACCCGCGGGAGTGGGCCGAGGCCCTCCGGCGCATCGCGGCGTTGCGCCCCGAGCTGCTGTTGCCCGCCCACGGGCTCCCCATCGCCGGCGCCGAGCGCATCGCGAGGGTGCTCGACGAGACGGCCACCGTGCTCGAGAGCCTCGTCGCCCAGACCCTCGAGCTCATGAACGCCGGGGCGACCCTCGACACCATCGTGCACGCCGTGCGGGCGCCGGCCGAGCTGCTCGAACGGCCCTACCTCCGGCCCGTGTACGACGAGCCCGAGTTCGTGGTCCGCAACATCTGGCGCCTCTACGGCGGCTGGTACGACGGCAACCCCGCCCGCCTGAAACCCGCCCCCGACGCGGCGGTCGCCGCCGAGGTGGCGGCACTGGCCGGGGGTGTCGCGGTCCTGGCCGACCGGGCCCGGGCACTGGCCGACGACGCCACGGCCGCGGCCGACCCCGACGGCTTCCGCCTCGCCTGCCAGCTCGCCGAGTGGGCCGTCCAGGCTGACCCCCACGACCCGGCGGCGGCCGCCGCGGCCGCCGAGGTGTACCGGGCGCGACGGCACCTCGAGACGTCGCTCATGGCCAAGGGCATCTACGGCGCCGCCGCGGCCCGGTTCGACGCCGACGACGGACGCTGA
- a CDS encoding carbon-nitrogen hydrolase family protein, producing MRVAAVQMQCRPDPDAAREAADALVYRAAADGADLVVLPELFAALGRREAMVAAAEPLDGPTVGWAAHRARAERCWLVAGSFVERDPDGRLYNTSPLISPDGRLVACYRKVHLFDVGVEGAATRESETFSPGPGPVTCAVDTAPTAPVLGLTTCYDLRFPELFLAEALLGASIIAVPSAFTAATGRAHWELLVRTRAVENQVAVVAADQWGTSPDGIVRHGHSMVVDAWGTILAEAGAEGDAVVVADVDLDAQTRIRERLPSLANRRPGAYRPPASGQGTYS from the coding sequence GTGCGCGTCGCCGCAGTGCAGATGCAGTGCCGACCCGACCCGGACGCGGCGCGCGAGGCCGCTGACGCCTTGGTGTACCGGGCCGCCGCCGACGGCGCGGACCTGGTGGTGCTGCCCGAGCTCTTCGCCGCGCTGGGCCGCCGGGAGGCCATGGTGGCCGCCGCCGAGCCGCTCGACGGGCCGACCGTCGGATGGGCCGCGCACCGGGCGCGCGCCGAGCGGTGCTGGCTGGTCGCCGGGAGCTTCGTCGAGCGGGACCCCGACGGGCGCCTCTACAACACGTCACCGCTGATCTCACCCGACGGCCGTCTGGTCGCCTGCTATCGGAAGGTGCACCTGTTCGACGTCGGGGTGGAGGGAGCGGCGACCCGGGAGTCCGAGACGTTCAGCCCCGGTCCCGGACCGGTGACCTGTGCCGTGGACACCGCGCCCACCGCCCCGGTGCTCGGGCTGACCACCTGCTACGACCTGCGCTTCCCCGAGCTCTTCCTCGCCGAGGCCCTGCTCGGCGCGTCGATCATCGCCGTGCCGTCGGCGTTCACCGCGGCCACCGGTCGCGCCCACTGGGAACTGCTGGTGCGCACCCGGGCCGTCGAGAACCAGGTGGCCGTCGTGGCCGCCGACCAGTGGGGCACCAGCCCTGACGGGATCGTCCGCCACGGGCACTCGATGGTGGTGGATGCGTGGGGCACGATCCTGGCCGAGGCCGGCGCCGAGGGCGACGCCGTCGTCGTGGCCGACGTCGACCTCGACGCGCAGACCCGGATCAGGGAGCGCCTCCCCAGCCTCGCCAACCGCCGACCCGGGGCCTACCGGCCCCCGGCGTCGGGTCAGGGCACGTACTCGTAG
- a CDS encoding enoyl-CoA hydratase-related protein: MDDDQQRDHDGHATVRTEVHDRVLVVHLDREHKRNAVDPEMTAGIDAALNRLEDDPELWAGVITGTATVFSAGTDLRAGMSASERGGQYGVIRRRRTTPLLAAVEGPALGGGMEIVLACDLVVASTTARFGLPEVQRSLVPVCAGVFRSVRTLPLNVAREILLTGDPIDAERAERLGFVARVTAPGRACAEAVALAERICRNGPVAIRETMRILDGLHEGPDEVGWALTERAEAVIRASDDTVEGVTAFFERREPRWSGR; this comes from the coding sequence ATGGACGACGACCAGCAGAGGGACCACGACGGGCACGCGACCGTGCGCACCGAGGTGCACGACCGGGTGCTGGTCGTGCACCTCGACCGGGAGCACAAGCGCAACGCCGTCGATCCCGAGATGACGGCGGGCATCGACGCCGCCCTCAACCGGCTCGAGGACGACCCCGAGCTCTGGGCGGGCGTGATCACCGGCACCGCAACCGTCTTCTCGGCCGGCACCGACCTGCGGGCCGGGATGTCGGCCAGTGAGCGGGGCGGGCAGTACGGGGTCATCCGCCGCAGGCGCACCACGCCGCTCCTCGCCGCCGTCGAAGGGCCCGCCCTCGGCGGGGGGATGGAGATCGTCCTCGCCTGCGACCTCGTCGTCGCCTCCACCACCGCCCGCTTCGGCCTCCCCGAGGTGCAGCGCAGCCTCGTCCCGGTCTGCGCCGGGGTGTTCCGGTCGGTGCGCACCCTCCCCCTCAACGTCGCCCGGGAGATCCTCCTGACCGGCGACCCGATCGACGCCGAGCGCGCCGAGCGCCTCGGCTTCGTGGCCCGGGTCACCGCGCCCGGCCGGGCCTGCGCCGAGGCCGTCGCCCTGGCCGAGCGGATCTGTCGCAACGGGCCGGTGGCGATCCGCGAGACGATGCGCATCCTCGACGGCCTCCACGAGGGACCCGACGAGGTGGGCTGGGCGCTCACCGAGCGCGCCGAGGCCGTCATCCGTGCCTCGGACGACACCGTCGAGGGCGTCACGGCGTTCTTCGAGCGCCGCGAGCCGCGGTGGAGCGGTCGCTGA
- a CDS encoding acyl-CoA dehydrogenase family protein, producing MNFDETPEEAAFREECRSFLSSHAEPKAPGAIRVVMSTMAEDEEAHVKACREWQRTKAEAGWAGLTWPVEFGGRGLTGLLQGIFLEEEARYDVPTGMFAQATGMVGPTIIVHGTEQQKQEFLSPILHGEQVWCQLFSEPNAGSDLASLACRAVRDGDEFVVNGQKVWTSSAHVADWGMLLVRTDLDVPKHKGISYLLLDMRTPGIEVRPLRQATGAAEFNEVFLTDVRVPVANLLGPENAGWGVAMTTLTSERADIGSGHANGFDSVLGLARRFGVTDDPTFRQRLAQLYTSFEIGRYMGYRVRTAASKGIAPGPEVSVMKIAVSERLAFQGDLVEAIQGPTGMLWGEDAPDDGYWQSMTFMGQWMARIGGGTEDVQRNIVGERVLGLPREPGNDRTTAFRDLPH from the coding sequence GTGAACTTCGACGAGACACCGGAGGAAGCCGCCTTCCGCGAGGAGTGCCGGTCGTTCCTGTCCAGCCACGCCGAGCCGAAGGCCCCGGGTGCCATCCGGGTGGTCATGAGCACGATGGCCGAGGACGAGGAGGCCCACGTCAAGGCCTGCCGGGAGTGGCAGCGCACCAAGGCCGAGGCCGGGTGGGCCGGTCTCACCTGGCCCGTCGAGTTCGGCGGGCGGGGGCTCACCGGACTGCTCCAGGGGATCTTCCTCGAGGAGGAGGCCCGCTACGACGTGCCCACCGGCATGTTCGCCCAGGCCACCGGCATGGTCGGCCCGACGATCATCGTGCACGGCACCGAGCAGCAGAAGCAGGAGTTCCTCTCCCCGATCCTCCACGGCGAGCAGGTCTGGTGCCAGCTCTTCAGCGAGCCCAACGCCGGTTCCGACCTCGCGTCGCTCGCCTGTCGGGCGGTACGCGACGGCGACGAGTTCGTCGTCAACGGACAGAAGGTCTGGACCTCGTCGGCCCATGTCGCCGATTGGGGCATGCTGCTCGTGCGCACCGACCTCGACGTCCCCAAGCACAAGGGCATCAGCTACCTGTTGCTCGACATGCGCACCCCCGGCATCGAGGTCCGTCCGCTGCGCCAGGCCACCGGTGCCGCAGAGTTCAACGAGGTCTTCCTCACCGACGTCCGCGTCCCGGTGGCCAACCTCCTCGGACCGGAGAACGCCGGCTGGGGCGTGGCGATGACCACCCTCACCAGCGAGCGCGCCGACATCGGGTCGGGCCACGCCAACGGCTTCGACAGCGTCCTCGGCCTCGCCCGGCGCTTCGGCGTGACCGACGACCCCACCTTCCGCCAGCGTCTCGCCCAGCTCTACACGAGCTTCGAGATCGGCCGGTACATGGGCTACCGGGTGCGCACCGCGGCCAGCAAGGGCATCGCCCCGGGCCCCGAGGTGTCGGTCATGAAGATCGCCGTGTCCGAGCGGCTCGCCTTCCAGGGTGACCTCGTGGAGGCCATCCAGGGTCCGACCGGGATGCTGTGGGGCGAGGACGCCCCCGACGACGGCTACTGGCAGTCGATGACCTTCATGGGCCAGTGGATGGCCCGCATCGGCGGCGGCACGGAGGACGTGCAGCGCAACATCGTCGGCGAGCGGGTCCTCGGGCTGCCGCGCGAGCCGGGCAACGACCGCACCACCGCCTTCCGCGACCTGCCGCACTGA
- a CDS encoding CHAD domain-containing protein: MSELQRFVVVADGDPEILLSAVAERAGLVEVAQQAARRTFLDTADGRLRGAGTVLEVRTPVAGRRQPELIWTSIETGQTLAAVDAPVEVGSPCFAGDLPGAPGTERLAELIEMRALLAQAEVMSRLLTFALHDDEGKTTVRVVLDNSTLLGSATLPTIVELVPVRGYDRDAARLGELLAAQVTLEPVAAPLVDLARAALGAPPYLSSKLRLALDPAIDAETAWRTVLTTLAATMAANLDGTLADTDSEFLHDFRVAVRRTRSVLQEGARVLPPDDRAHWRARFKWLGDITTPTRDADVHLLDLPELMAGLPPGRVADLGPLRDLMVDEQRRAHAELAAHLGSDRYHDLVEAWDRFLADPWTGAGADAARPAPAVVAGRLATAWKRVVRDGRRIDDDVAAEALHDLRKDAKRLRYLLEAFGSLLDPAGVAVAVKALKGLQDCLGEFQDTEVQAVALAGFGDRLLARGDVPAATLLAMGAVVEHLDDRGRAARASFAERFAAFDHPDIRRVFRRLIDVPEDNG; encoded by the coding sequence TTGAGCGAGCTGCAGCGCTTCGTGGTCGTCGCCGACGGTGATCCCGAGATCCTGCTCTCCGCCGTCGCCGAGCGGGCCGGACTCGTGGAGGTCGCCCAGCAGGCGGCGCGCCGCACCTTCCTCGACACCGCCGACGGCCGCCTCCGGGGCGCCGGGACCGTCCTGGAGGTGCGTACCCCCGTCGCCGGGCGGCGCCAGCCCGAACTGATCTGGACGTCGATCGAGACCGGCCAGACCCTGGCGGCCGTCGACGCCCCCGTCGAGGTCGGGAGCCCGTGCTTCGCGGGCGACCTCCCCGGCGCGCCGGGCACGGAACGGCTGGCCGAGCTCATCGAGATGCGAGCCCTGCTCGCGCAGGCCGAGGTGATGAGCCGGCTCCTCACGTTCGCACTGCACGACGACGAGGGGAAGACCACCGTCCGCGTCGTGCTCGACAACAGCACGCTGCTCGGGTCCGCCACGCTGCCGACGATCGTGGAGCTCGTCCCCGTCCGGGGCTACGACCGCGATGCCGCTCGGCTCGGCGAGCTGCTGGCCGCCCAGGTGACGCTCGAGCCCGTCGCCGCGCCGCTCGTCGACCTCGCCCGCGCCGCCCTCGGCGCGCCGCCCTACCTCAGCTCCAAGCTCCGCCTCGCCCTCGACCCCGCCATCGACGCCGAGACGGCCTGGAGGACCGTCCTCACGACCCTTGCCGCAACGATGGCCGCCAACCTCGACGGCACCCTCGCCGACACCGACAGCGAGTTCCTCCACGACTTCCGGGTGGCGGTGCGCCGCACCCGGTCGGTTCTCCAGGAGGGCGCCCGGGTCCTGCCCCCCGACGACCGGGCGCACTGGCGCGCCCGGTTCAAGTGGTTGGGCGACATCACCACCCCCACCCGCGACGCCGACGTGCACCTCCTCGACCTCCCGGAGCTCATGGCCGGCCTCCCGCCCGGACGGGTGGCCGACCTCGGACCACTGCGCGACCTCATGGTCGACGAGCAACGTCGGGCCCACGCCGAGCTGGCCGCCCACCTCGGGTCCGACCGCTACCACGACCTGGTCGAGGCGTGGGACCGCTTCCTCGCCGACCCGTGGACCGGCGCCGGCGCCGACGCCGCCCGCCCCGCCCCCGCCGTCGTCGCCGGACGGTTGGCCACGGCCTGGAAGCGGGTGGTGCGTGACGGCCGGCGCATCGACGACGACGTCGCCGCCGAGGCCCTCCACGACCTGCGCAAGGACGCCAAGCGCCTGCGCTACCTGCTCGAGGCGTTCGGCTCCCTCCTCGACCCGGCCGGCGTGGCGGTGGCGGTGAAGGCGCTCAAGGGCCTGCAGGACTGCCTCGGCGAGTTCCAGGACACCGAGGTCCAGGCCGTCGCCCTGGCCGGCTTCGGCGACCGACTCCTCGCCCGCGGCGACGTCCCGGCGGCCACGCTGCTCGCCATGGGGGCCGTCGTCGAGCACCTCGACGACCGGGGCCGGGCGGCGCGGGCCTCGTTCGCCGAACGCTTCGCGGCGTTCGACCATCCCGACATCCGGCGGGTCTTCCGCCGCCTCATCGACGTCCCGGAGGACAACGGGTGA
- a CDS encoding ParA family protein, giving the protein MKTLATYNIKGGVGKTAAAVNLAHRASLEGHRVLVWDLDPQGAATFYFRVKPKVKGGGEALVQGRRELDRAIKGTDYDNLDLVPADFSYRNLDLMLDDAKKPLGRLGKLLAPLKADYDIVILDCPPSISLASEAVFRASNALVVPMIPTTLSARTFDQLEAFVADHPEVVKKLQVLGFFSMVDARKKLHRELLEELRTQRPDLLETRIPSATDVERMGVHRAPVATFAPHSRAAKAYATLWAEITARL; this is encoded by the coding sequence GTGAAGACCCTCGCGACCTACAACATCAAGGGCGGTGTCGGGAAGACCGCCGCAGCGGTCAACCTCGCCCACCGGGCCTCGCTCGAGGGCCACCGGGTGCTCGTGTGGGACCTCGACCCGCAGGGCGCGGCCACCTTCTACTTCCGCGTCAAGCCCAAGGTGAAGGGAGGTGGCGAGGCGCTCGTGCAGGGCCGGCGGGAGCTCGATCGGGCCATCAAGGGGACCGACTACGACAACCTCGACCTCGTCCCCGCCGACTTCTCCTACCGCAACCTCGACCTGATGCTCGACGACGCCAAGAAGCCGTTGGGGCGGTTGGGCAAGCTGCTGGCCCCGCTGAAGGCCGACTACGACATCGTGATCCTCGATTGCCCACCGAGCATCTCGCTGGCCTCCGAGGCGGTCTTCCGCGCGTCCAACGCCCTCGTCGTCCCGATGATCCCCACCACGCTGTCGGCGAGGACCTTCGACCAGCTCGAGGCCTTCGTCGCCGACCACCCGGAGGTCGTGAAGAAGCTCCAGGTGCTGGGGTTCTTCTCGATGGTCGACGCCCGCAAGAAGCTGCACCGCGAGCTGCTCGAGGAGCTGAGGACCCAACGCCCCGACCTCCTCGAGACCCGCATCCCCTCGGCCACCGACGTCGAGCGGATGGGGGTGCACCGGGCGCCCGTCGCGACGTTCGCCCCCCACAGCCGGGCCGCCAAGGCCTACGCCACGCTGTGGGCCGAGATCACCGCCCGCCTCTGA